A genomic region of Oryza glaberrima chromosome 1, OglaRS2, whole genome shotgun sequence contains the following coding sequences:
- the LOC127760097 gene encoding amino-acid permease BAT1 homolog, with the protein MSRSGVVAMDAADADADQARLHQLGYRQELKRGLSLVSNFAFSFSIISVLTGVTTTYGTGLRYGGPVSMTLGWLVVSAFNGCVALSMAEICSAYPTSGGLYYWSAKLAGKEWAPLASWVTGWFNIVGQWACTTSVDFSLAQLLQVIILLATGGANGGGYMASKYVVLAIYSVILILHGLINSLPIHWLSWFGQLGAFWNVAGVFALTILIPSVAKERASPEFIFTHFNTENGMGIHQKAYILAVGLLMSQYSVIGYDTSAHMIEETKNADWSGPMGIITSVGLSTMFGWIYLVALTSIVVDIPYLLNPDNDASGYAIAQALYTSFHRRYGTGAGALACLGVIAVAVFLCGSACITSNSRMGYAFSRDGAMPLSRVWHRVDSREVPLNVVWLSVAVAFVMALTSLGSQVAFQAMVSVTTLGLYIAYALPVFFRVTTARKSFVPGPFHLGRYGLVVGWMAVVWVATVTVLFSLPVAYPVAKETFNYTPVAVGGVLLLSLVAWVFHARFWFQGPVTNVDA; encoded by the exons ATGTCTCGCTCCGGCGTGGTGGCcatggacgccgccgacgccgatgcaGACCAAGCCCGGCTGCACCAGCTGGGCTACAGGCAAGAGCTCAAGCGTGGCCTCTC CCTTGTTTCCAActtcgccttctccttctccatcatCTCCGTGCTGACGGGCGTCACGACGACGTACGGCACGGGGCTGCGCTACGGCGGGCCAGTGTCCATGACGCTGGGTTGGCTGGTGGTGTCCGCCTTCAACGGCTGCGTCGCCCTGTCCATGGCCGAGATCTGCTCCGCCTACCCGACCTCCGGTGGCCTCTACTACTGGAGCGCCAAGCTGGCCGGCAAGGAATGGGCTCCCTTGGCTTCTTGGGTCACTGGCTG GTTCAATATTGTCGGACAG TGGGCTTGCACGACGAGCGTGGATTTCTCGCTGGCGCAGCTTCTCCAGGTGATCATCTTGCTTGCCACAGGAGgcgccaacggcggcggctacaTGGCGTCCAAGTACGTCGTGTTGGCCATCTACTCTGTCATCCTCATCCTGCACGGTCTTATCAACAGCCTTCCCATACACTGGCTCTCCTGGTTTGGTCAACTTGGAGCTTTCTGGAATGTTGCAG GTGTGTTTGCGCTGACGATCTTGATCCCATCGGTTGCCAAGGAAAGGGCGAGCCCAGAGTTCATCTTTACCCATTTCAACACAGAAAACGGCATGGGCATCCACCAGAAGGCCTACATTCTAGCTGTGGGGTTGCTGATGAGCCAGTACTCTGTAATCGGCTACGATACATCTGCACACATG ATAGAGGAGACGAAGAACGCGGATTGGAGTGGGCCGATGGGGATCATCACGTCCGTAGGCCTATCAACCATGTTCGGGTGGATCTACCTGGTTGCCCTGACATCAATCGTTGTGGATATACCTTACCTCCTGAACCCCGACAACGACGCCAGCGGGTACGCCATTGCCCAGGCCCTGTACACCAGCTTCCACCGGAGGTACGGCACCGGCGCCGGAGCGCTCGCCTGCCTGGgtgtcatcgccgtcgccgtcttcctGTGCGGCTCAGCGTGCATCACCAGCAACTCGAGGATGGGGTACGCGTTCTCGAGGGACGGCGCGATGCCGCTGTCGCGCGTGTGGCACCGCGTGGACAGCCGCGAGGTGCCCCTCAACGTCGTCTGGCTCTCCGTCGCCGTGGCCTTCGTCATGGCTCTCACG TCGCTGGGGAGCCAGGTGGCGTTCCAGGCGATGGTGTCGGTCACCACGCTGGGGCTGTACATCGCGTACGCGCTGCCGGTGTTTTTCCGCGTGACGACGGCTCGGAAGTCGTTTGTTCCGGGGCCGTTTCACCTCGGGCGATATGGGCTCGTGGTCGGCTGGATGGCCGTGGTCTGGGTGGCCACCGTCACGGTGCTCTTCTCGCTGCCGGTGGCGTATCCGGTGGCCAAGGAGACGTTCAACTACACGCCGGTGGCCGTCGGTGGCGTGCTGCTGCTCAGCCTCGTCGCGTGGGTGTTCCATGCCCGCTTCTGGTTCCAAGGGCCTGTCACCAACGTTGACGCGTAA
- the LOC127760094 gene encoding amino-acid permease BAT1 homolog isoform X1, giving the protein MALSRSVEVAVPADPAGDGDRDKIRLRQLGYKQELKRGLSVLSNFAFSFSIISVMAGVTTTYSTGLRYGGPVSMTLGWLVVSAFNGCMALSMAEICSAYPTSGGLYYWSAKLAGNDWAPFASWITGWFNITGQWAATTSVDFALAQLVQVIVLLSTGGANGGGYMASNYVVLAIYGAMLVIHGAINSLPIQCLSWFGQLGAFWNAAGVFVLVALIPAVATERASVEFIFTHFNTENGMGIRDKAYILLIGLLMSQYAMAGYDTSAHMTEETKNADWSGPIGIVTSVALSTVFGWIYIVSLTSAVTDIPYLLSPDNDAGGNAVAQAFYTTFHRRYGSGLGGILCLGVVVVAVFLCGLACITSNSSHCMQDGVCVLQGRSNAVLESLAPSEQARGAYKRRIALCGGGVHHGSDIAGKPGGIPSNGVHRDDRALHLLRAADLLPGDDGEGILRSGAVSPWQVRDRRRLGRRALGGRRHRALLAAGGVPGGGGDVQLHAGGRRRRAAAHRRRVGAPCPLLVPRAHY; this is encoded by the exons ATGGCGCTCTCTCGCTCCGTCGAGGTGGCCGTGCCCGCCGATCCGGCCGGCGATGGCGATCGAGATAAAATTCGGCTGCGGCAGCTCGGCTACAAGCAAGAGCTGAAGCGCGGCCTCTC TGTTCTCTCCAActtcgccttctccttctccatcatCTCCGTGATGGCCGGTGTGACGACGACGTACAGCACGGGGCTCCGCTACGGCGGGCCGGTGTCCATGACGCTCGGGTGGCTCGTCGTGTCCGCCTTCAACGGCTGCATGGCCCTGTCCATGGCCGAGATCTGCTCCGCCTACCCGACCTCCGGTGGCCTCTACTACTGGAGTGCCAAGCTCGCCGGCAACGACTGGGCTCCCTTTGCTTCTTGGATTACTGGCTG GTTTAACATCACGGGACAG TGGGCCGCTACCACGAGCGTGGACTTCGCGTTGGCGCAGTTGGTCCAGGTGATCGTCTTGCTCAGCACCGGTGGAGCCAACGGCGGAGGCTACATGGCCTCCAACTACGTCGTGCTCGCCATCTACGGCGCCATGCTCGTCATCCACGGCGCTATCAACAGCCTCCCGATCCAGTGCCTCTCTTGGTTCGGCCAGCTTGGAGCTTTTTGGAATGCGGCAG GTGTCTTTGTGCTGGTGGCCTTGATCCCGGCTGTCGCCACGGAAAGGGCGAGCGTTGAGTTCATTTTCACTCACTTCAACACAGAAAACGGCATGGGGATACGCGACAAGGCTTACATTTTACTCATCGGGTTGTTGATGAGCCAGTACGCGATGGCCGGTTACGACACATCTGCTCATATG ACAGAGGAAACGAAGAATGCAGATTGGAGTGGCCCGATCGGGATCGTAACCTCGGTTGCTCTCTCGACCGTGTTCGGGTGGATCTACATAGTGTCACTCACGTCGGCGGTGACGGACATTCCCTACCTGTTGAGCCCCGACAacgacgccggcggcaacgCGGTTGCTCAAGCTTTCTACACCACTTTCCACCGGAGATACGGCAGCGGCCTGGGAGGGATCCTCTGCTTGGgagtcgtcgttgtcgccgtcTTCCTCTGCGGCCTCGCCTGCATCACTAGCAACTCGAg CCACTGCATGCAGGATGGCGTATGCGTTCTCCAGGGACGGAGCAATGCCGTTCTCGAAAGTCTGGCACCGAGTGAACAAGCAAGAGGTGCCTATAAACGCCGTATAGCTCTCTGTGGTGGTGGCGTTCATCATGGCTCTGACA TCGCTGGGAAGCCAGGTGGCATTCCAAGCAATGGTGTCCATCGCGACGATAGGGCTCTGCATCTCCTACGCGCTGCCGATCTTCTTCCgggtgacgacggcgaggggATCCTTCGTTCCGGGGCCGTTTCACCTTGGCAAGTACGGGATCGTCGTCGGCTGGGCCGCCGTGCTCTGGGTGGCCGCCGTCACCGTGCTCTTCTCGCTGCCGGTGGCGTACCCGGTGGCGGAGGAGACGTTCAACTACACGCCGGTGGCCGTCGGCGGCGTGCTGCTGCTCACCGTCGGCGCGTGGGCGCTCCGTGCCCGCTTCTGGTTCCAAGGGCCCATTACTAA
- the LOC127760093 gene encoding amino-acid permease BAT1 homolog: MSRSVQLAMAAGDQAADDPDSLRLLQLGYKQELKRGLSTLSNFAFSFANISVLTGVTATYNTGLRYGGPVSMTLGWLVVALFNGCVALSMAEICSAYPTSGGLYYWSAKLAGKEWASLASWVTGWFNIVGQWAAIASVDFSLAQLLQVIILLSTGGANGGGYMASKYVVLVICAIILILHGVINSLPIQWLSLFGQIGAIWNAAGVFVLVILIPAVAKDRPSVEFVFTHLNTDNGMGIHSKAYILAVGLLMSQYSVLGYDTSAHMVEETKNADRSGPIGIITSVVCATVFGWIYLLALTTAVTDIPYLLSPGNDAGGYAIAQALYTAFRRRFGSGAGGIACLGAVAVAIFLCGIACVTSNSRMAYAFSRDGAMPLSRVWYRVNKHEVPLNVVWLAVAVAFFMALTSLGSQVAFQALGSIATLGMYIAYALPVFFRVTTARRSFVPGPFNLGKYGVLVGWVGVVWVATVTVLFSLPVAYPVANKETFNYTPVAVGGVLLLSVGAWVLHARFWFQGPITNTSDGPI, encoded by the exons ATGTCTCGCTCCGTCCAATTAGCGATGGCCGCCGGCGATCAGGCCGCCGACGACCCGGACAGCCTCCGGCTTCTCCAGCTCGGCTACAAGCAGGAGCTCAAGCGTGGCCTCTC gACCCTGTCGAATTTCGCCTTCTCGTTCGCCAACATCTCGGTGCTGACGGGCGTCACGGCGACCTACAACACGGGGCTGCGCTACGGCGGGCCGGTGTCGATGACGCTGGGGTGGCTGGTGGTGGCGCTGTTCAACGGCTGCGTCGCCCTGTCCATGGCCGAGATTTGCTCGGCGTACCCGACCTCCGGTGGCCTCTACTACTGGAGCGCCAAGCTGGCCGGCAAGGAATGGGCGTCCCTGGCTTCTTGGGTCACTGGCTG GTTCAATATCGTTGGACAG TGGGCAGCTATTGCGAGCGTAGACTTCTCGCTGGCGCAGCTGCTACAGGTGATCATCTTGCTTAGCACGGGAGGAGCCAATGGCGGCGGCTACATGGCTTCAAAGTATGTCGTGTTGGTGATTTGCGCCATCATCCTAATCCTTCATGGCGTCATCAACAGCCTCCCTATCCAGTGGCTATCTCTGTTTGGCCAAATCGGGGCCATCTGGAATGCTGCAG GTGTCTTTGTTCTGGTGATCCTGATCCCGGCAGTAGCAAAGGACAGGCCAAGTGTTGAGTTCGTGTTTACCCATCTCAACACGGACAACGGCATGGGGATCCATAGCAAGGCTTACATCCTAGCCGTGGGATTGCTGATGAGCCAGTACTCCGTGCTCGGCTACGATACATCCGCTCACATG GTTGAGGAGACAAAGAATGCAGATCGGAGCGGGCCAATTGGGATCATCACGTCGGTTGTTTGCGCGACGGTGTTCGGGTGGATCTACCTGTTGGCTCTGACGACTGCCGTGACGGACATCCCGTACCTGCTCAGCCCCGGCAACGACGCCGGCGGCTACGCCATCGCGCAAGCTCTGTATACCGCCTTCCGCCGGAGGTTCGGCAGCGGCGCTGGCGGGATCGCCTGCCTGGgagctgtcgccgtcgccatcttcCTCTGCGGCATCGCGTGCGTCACCAGCAACTCAAG GATGGCGTATGCTTTCTCCAGGGATGGCGCGATGCCGTTGTCGCGCGTGTGGTACAGGGTGAACAAGCACGAGGTGCCTCTCAACGTCGtctggctcgccgtcgccgtggcctTCTTCATGGCTCTCACG TCGCTGGGGAGCCAGGTGGCGTTCCAGGCGTTGGGCTCGATCGCGACGCTGGGGATGTACATCGCGTACGCGCTGCCTGTGTTTTTCCGCGTGACGACGGCTCGGAGATCGTTCGTGCCAGGGCCGTTCAACCTCGGAAAGTACGGGGTTCTCGTCGGCTGGGTGGGTGTGGTGTGGGTGGCCACCGTCACGGTGCTCTTCTCGCTGCCGGTGGCGTACCCGGTCGCCAACAAGGAGACGTTCAACTACACTCCGGTGGCCGTCGGCGGCGTGTTGCTGCTCAGCGTCGGCGCGTGGGTGCTCCATGCTCGGTTCTGGTTCCAAGGGCCCATTACCAACA
- the LOC127760094 gene encoding amino-acid permease BAT1 homolog isoform X2: protein MALSRSVEVAVPADPAGDGDRDKIRLRQLGYKQELKRGLSVLSNFAFSFSIISVMAGVTTTYSTGLRYGGPVSMTLGWLVVSAFNGCMALSMAEICSAYPTSGGLYYWSAKLAGNDWAPFASWITGWFNITGQWAATTSVDFALAQLVQVIVLLSTGGANGGGYMASNYVVLAIYGAMLVIHGAINSLPIQCLSWFGQLGAFWNAAGVFVLVALIPAVATERASVEFIFTHFNTENGMGIRDKAYILLIGLLMSQYAMAGYDTSAHMTEETKNADWSGPIGIVTSVALSTVFGWIYIVSLTSAVTDIPYLLSPDNDAGGNAVAQAFYTTFHRRYGSGLGGILCLGVVVVAVFLCGLACITSNSRMAYAFSRDGAMPFSKVWHRVNKQEVPINAV, encoded by the exons ATGGCGCTCTCTCGCTCCGTCGAGGTGGCCGTGCCCGCCGATCCGGCCGGCGATGGCGATCGAGATAAAATTCGGCTGCGGCAGCTCGGCTACAAGCAAGAGCTGAAGCGCGGCCTCTC TGTTCTCTCCAActtcgccttctccttctccatcatCTCCGTGATGGCCGGTGTGACGACGACGTACAGCACGGGGCTCCGCTACGGCGGGCCGGTGTCCATGACGCTCGGGTGGCTCGTCGTGTCCGCCTTCAACGGCTGCATGGCCCTGTCCATGGCCGAGATCTGCTCCGCCTACCCGACCTCCGGTGGCCTCTACTACTGGAGTGCCAAGCTCGCCGGCAACGACTGGGCTCCCTTTGCTTCTTGGATTACTGGCTG GTTTAACATCACGGGACAG TGGGCCGCTACCACGAGCGTGGACTTCGCGTTGGCGCAGTTGGTCCAGGTGATCGTCTTGCTCAGCACCGGTGGAGCCAACGGCGGAGGCTACATGGCCTCCAACTACGTCGTGCTCGCCATCTACGGCGCCATGCTCGTCATCCACGGCGCTATCAACAGCCTCCCGATCCAGTGCCTCTCTTGGTTCGGCCAGCTTGGAGCTTTTTGGAATGCGGCAG GTGTCTTTGTGCTGGTGGCCTTGATCCCGGCTGTCGCCACGGAAAGGGCGAGCGTTGAGTTCATTTTCACTCACTTCAACACAGAAAACGGCATGGGGATACGCGACAAGGCTTACATTTTACTCATCGGGTTGTTGATGAGCCAGTACGCGATGGCCGGTTACGACACATCTGCTCATATG ACAGAGGAAACGAAGAATGCAGATTGGAGTGGCCCGATCGGGATCGTAACCTCGGTTGCTCTCTCGACCGTGTTCGGGTGGATCTACATAGTGTCACTCACGTCGGCGGTGACGGACATTCCCTACCTGTTGAGCCCCGACAacgacgccggcggcaacgCGGTTGCTCAAGCTTTCTACACCACTTTCCACCGGAGATACGGCAGCGGCCTGGGAGGGATCCTCTGCTTGGgagtcgtcgttgtcgccgtcTTCCTCTGCGGCCTCGCCTGCATCACTAGCAACTCGAg GATGGCGTATGCGTTCTCCAGGGACGGAGCAATGCCGTTCTCGAAAGTCTGGCACCGAGTGAACAAGCAAGAGGTGCCTATAAACGCCGTATAG